From one Perca flavescens isolate YP-PL-M2 chromosome 19, PFLA_1.0, whole genome shotgun sequence genomic stretch:
- the LOC114545857 gene encoding LOW QUALITY PROTEIN: TRAF-interacting protein with FHA domain-containing protein A-like (The sequence of the model RefSeq protein was modified relative to this genomic sequence to represent the inferred CDS: inserted 1 base in 1 codon), whose amino-acid sequence MMNVSQTMETEEDLLTRLNVQLYHPQQSCKGLFGLLPLGNKSKHSADEPLRLGRDAQGCTFALLDARVSRKQLALHAYRTXESPDLLFDIQNLSQRGRLLVNSSALGFLERMDIPDKALVRFGEYEMLIIRESGEAKGSFEVEFEVLAVPPSRETCMYEPSRSPVMETGSSRVMNGLPGELRVGLLGPLETDETLMFNS is encoded by the exons atGATGAATGTCTCCCAGACAATGGAGACGGAAGAGGATCTCCTGACCCGTCTCAACGTCCAACTGTACCACCCTCAGCAGAGTTGTAAGGGCCTTTTCGGGCTGCTTCCTCTGGGGAACAAGAGCAAACACTCGGCAGACGAGCCTCTCCGGCTGGGACGCGACGCCCAGGGCTGCACCTTCGCCCTGCTCGACGCCCGGGTGTCCCGCAAGCAGCTGGCCCTCCACGCCTACCGCA CCGAGAGCCCGGACTTGCTGTTCGACATCCAGAACCTGAGCCAGAGGGGACGGCTGTTGGTGAACAGCTCGGCGCTGGGCTTCCTGGAGAGGATGGATATCCCGGACAAGGCCCTGGTCCGGTTCGGAGAGTATGAGATGCTGATCATCCGTGAGTCCGGCGAGGCCAAGGGCAGCTTCGAGGTGGAGTTTGAGGTGCTGGCAGTGCCTCCGTCCAGAGAGACGTGCATGTACGAGCCTAGTAGGAGCCCCGTCATGGAAACAGGCTCCTCACGTGTGATGAACGGTCTTCCAGGTGAACTCAGAGTAGGCCTCCTCGGCCCCCTTGAGACCGATGAGACTCTCATGTTTAATTCCTGA
- the LOC114545843 gene encoding TRAF-interacting protein with FHA domain-containing protein A-like, translating into MMNVSQTMETEEDLLTRLNVQLYHPQQSCKGLFGLLPLGNKSKHSADEPLRLGRDAQGCTFALLDARVSRKQLALHAYRTPESPDLLFDIQNLSQRGRLLVNSSALGFLERMDIPDKALVRFGEYEMLIIRESGEAKGSFEVEFEVLAVPPSRETCMYEPSRSPVMETGSSRVMNGLPGELRVGLLGPLETDETLMFNS; encoded by the coding sequence atGATGAATGTCTCCCAGACAATGGAGACGGAAGAGGATCTCCTGACCCGTCTCAACGTCCAACTGTACCACCCTCAGCAGAGTTGTAAGGGCCTTTTCGGGCTGCTTCCTCTGGGGAACAAGAGCAAACACTCGGCAGACGAGCCTCTCCGGCTGGGACGCGACGCCCAGGGCTGCACCTTCGCCCTGCTCGACGCCCGGGTGTCCCGCAAGCAGCTGGCCCTCCACGCCTACCGCACCCCCGAGAGCCCGGACTTGCTGTTCGACATCCAGAACCTGAGCCAGAGGGGACGGCTGTTGGTGAACAGCTCGGCGCTGGGCTTCCTGGAGAGGATGGATATCCCGGACAAGGCCCTGGTCCGGTTCGGAGAGTATGAGATGCTGATCATCCGTGAGTCCGGCGAGGCCAAGGGCAGCTTCGAGGTGGAGTTTGAGGTGCTGGCAGTGCCTCCGTCCAGAGAGACGTGCATGTACGAGCCTAGTAGGAGCCCCGTCATGGAAACAGGCTCCTCACGTGTGATGAACGGTCTTCCAGGTGAACTCAGAGTAGGCCTCCTCGGCCCCCTTGAGACCGATGAGACTCTCATGTTTAATTCCTGA